In Gossypium hirsutum isolate 1008001.06 chromosome D06, Gossypium_hirsutum_v2.1, whole genome shotgun sequence, one genomic interval encodes:
- the LOC107944327 gene encoding transcription factor VOZ1 isoform X2 — MGKGSKNNCKSASHKLFKDKAKNRVDDLQGMFLDLQFARKESRGVDVAVLEEQLHQMLREWKAELNEPSPASSLQQGGSLGSFSSDICRLLQLCEEEDDATSILAVPKPEPNNQSLQVGDTAASQEGQHECGFPLVDQCKESPSQVCTMSINSLEGATQLEYHQFDLDQDFEHFYTGYNGTEFCREDDAMPRTYSYLPSICPSPSAFLGPKCALWDCPRPAQGLGGCLDYCSSFHAALAMNEGPPGMGPVLRPGGIGLKDGLLFAALSAKTQGKDVGIPECQGAATAKSPWNAPELFDLLVLDGESIREWLFFDKPRRAFESGNRKQRSLPDYNGRGWHESRKQVMNEFGGLKRSYYMDPQPLNHFEWHLYEYEINKCDACALYRLELKLVDGKKSAKGKPVKDTVSYPHKHMGKLPDGFHSENNCCVKGRTKVNAKIGVGNFFSTPNAVVPTSEKFEYGPSVQYDYVGSYYLT, encoded by the exons ATGGGGAAAGGTTCAAAAAACAACTGCAAGTCAGCATCCCACAAGCTCTTCAAGGACAAGGCAAAGAACCGGGTGGATGATCTGCAGGGGATGTTCTTGGATCTGCAGTTTGCGAGGAAGGAGAGCCGTGGCGTTGATGTTGCAGTCCTTGAGGAGCAACTCCATCAGATGCTCCGTGAATGGAAAGCTGAGCTCAATGAACCTTCTCCAGCTTCTTCATTGCAACAA GGTGGGAGTCTTGGTTCATTTTCATCGGACATTTGTCGCCTGTTGCAGCTTTGCGAGGAGGAAGATGATGCAACTAGCATATTAGCTGTGCCAAAGCCTGAGCCTAATAATCAAAGCCTGCAAGTAGGAGATACTGCTGCCTCCCAAGAG GGGCAACATGAGTGTGGCTTTCCATTAGTTGATCAATGCAAAGAGTCACCTTCACAAGTGTGTACCATGTCAATTAACAGCTTGGAAGGGGCTACTCAATTGGAGTACCATCAGTTTGATTTGGATCAGGATTTTGAGCATTTCTACACTGGTTATAACGGTACAGAGTTCTGTAGGGAGGATGATGCCATGCCTCGTACTTATAGCTATCTGCCAAGTATATGCCCATCGCCATCCGCATTCTTAGGTCCAAAGTGTGCACTTTGGGATTGTCCAAGACCTGCTCAAGGGTTGGGTGGGTGTCTGGACTACTGTAGTAGCTTTCATGCCGCTTTAGCAATGAATGAAGGGCCCCCTGGAATGGGCCCAGTTCTGCGACCTGGTGGCATTGGTCTCAAGGATGGTCTGCTCTTTGCTGCTCTCAGTGCTAAGACACAAGGGAAAGATGTGGGTATACCAGAATGTCAGGGAGCTGCTACTGCAAAGTCTCCATGGAATGCTCCTG AGCTCTTTGACCTTTTGGTTCTTGATGGTGAATCAATTAGGGAGTGGCTCTTTTTCGATAAGCCTCGAAGAGCATTTGAAAGTGGGAACAGAAAGCAGAGGTCTTTGCCGGATTACAATGGGCGTGGCTGGCACGAGTCGAGAAAGCAAGTCATGAATGAATTCGGAGGACTGAAGAGATCATACTACATGGATCCACAGCCACTAAACCATTTTGAGTGGCATCTTTACGAATACGAGATCAATAAATGTGATGCTTGTGCCTTGTATCGGTTGGAATTGAAGCTTGTTGATGGAAAGAAAAGTGCGAAGGGAAAACCAGTGAAGGATACAGTTTCCTATCCGCATAAACATATGGGAAAGCTCCCCGACGGGTTCCATTCTGAAAATAACTGCTGTGTCAAAGGAAGGACAAAGGTTAATGCTAAGATTGGTGTTGGGAATTTTTTTTCCACTCCAAATGCAGTGGTACCAACGAGTGAGAAGTTCGAGTACGGCCCGAGTGTGCAGTATGACTATGTGGGCAGCTATTATCTAACATAA
- the LOC107944327 gene encoding transcription factor VOZ1 isoform X1, translating into MGKGSKNNCKSASHKLFKDKAKNRVDDLQGMFLDLQFARKESRGVDVAVLEEQLHQMLREWKAELNEPSPASSLQQGGSLGSFSSDICRLLQLCEEEDDATSILAVPKPEPNNQSLQVGDTAASQERYAVNQGQHECGFPLVDQCKESPSQVCTMSINSLEGATQLEYHQFDLDQDFEHFYTGYNGTEFCREDDAMPRTYSYLPSICPSPSAFLGPKCALWDCPRPAQGLGGCLDYCSSFHAALAMNEGPPGMGPVLRPGGIGLKDGLLFAALSAKTQGKDVGIPECQGAATAKSPWNAPELFDLLVLDGESIREWLFFDKPRRAFESGNRKQRSLPDYNGRGWHESRKQVMNEFGGLKRSYYMDPQPLNHFEWHLYEYEINKCDACALYRLELKLVDGKKSAKGKPVKDTVSYPHKHMGKLPDGFHSENNCCVKGRTKVNAKIGVGNFFSTPNAVVPTSEKFEYGPSVQYDYVGSYYLT; encoded by the exons ATGGGGAAAGGTTCAAAAAACAACTGCAAGTCAGCATCCCACAAGCTCTTCAAGGACAAGGCAAAGAACCGGGTGGATGATCTGCAGGGGATGTTCTTGGATCTGCAGTTTGCGAGGAAGGAGAGCCGTGGCGTTGATGTTGCAGTCCTTGAGGAGCAACTCCATCAGATGCTCCGTGAATGGAAAGCTGAGCTCAATGAACCTTCTCCAGCTTCTTCATTGCAACAA GGTGGGAGTCTTGGTTCATTTTCATCGGACATTTGTCGCCTGTTGCAGCTTTGCGAGGAGGAAGATGATGCAACTAGCATATTAGCTGTGCCAAAGCCTGAGCCTAATAATCAAAGCCTGCAAGTAGGAGATACTGCTGCCTCCCAAGAG CGTTATGCTGTGAATCAGGGGCAACATGAGTGTGGCTTTCCATTAGTTGATCAATGCAAAGAGTCACCTTCACAAGTGTGTACCATGTCAATTAACAGCTTGGAAGGGGCTACTCAATTGGAGTACCATCAGTTTGATTTGGATCAGGATTTTGAGCATTTCTACACTGGTTATAACGGTACAGAGTTCTGTAGGGAGGATGATGCCATGCCTCGTACTTATAGCTATCTGCCAAGTATATGCCCATCGCCATCCGCATTCTTAGGTCCAAAGTGTGCACTTTGGGATTGTCCAAGACCTGCTCAAGGGTTGGGTGGGTGTCTGGACTACTGTAGTAGCTTTCATGCCGCTTTAGCAATGAATGAAGGGCCCCCTGGAATGGGCCCAGTTCTGCGACCTGGTGGCATTGGTCTCAAGGATGGTCTGCTCTTTGCTGCTCTCAGTGCTAAGACACAAGGGAAAGATGTGGGTATACCAGAATGTCAGGGAGCTGCTACTGCAAAGTCTCCATGGAATGCTCCTG AGCTCTTTGACCTTTTGGTTCTTGATGGTGAATCAATTAGGGAGTGGCTCTTTTTCGATAAGCCTCGAAGAGCATTTGAAAGTGGGAACAGAAAGCAGAGGTCTTTGCCGGATTACAATGGGCGTGGCTGGCACGAGTCGAGAAAGCAAGTCATGAATGAATTCGGAGGACTGAAGAGATCATACTACATGGATCCACAGCCACTAAACCATTTTGAGTGGCATCTTTACGAATACGAGATCAATAAATGTGATGCTTGTGCCTTGTATCGGTTGGAATTGAAGCTTGTTGATGGAAAGAAAAGTGCGAAGGGAAAACCAGTGAAGGATACAGTTTCCTATCCGCATAAACATATGGGAAAGCTCCCCGACGGGTTCCATTCTGAAAATAACTGCTGTGTCAAAGGAAGGACAAAGGTTAATGCTAAGATTGGTGTTGGGAATTTTTTTTCCACTCCAAATGCAGTGGTACCAACGAGTGAGAAGTTCGAGTACGGCCCGAGTGTGCAGTATGACTATGTGGGCAGCTATTATCTAACATAA